AAACCTTAACCGTACCTTAAAAACAATTAAAAAGGAGATAAAAGCACGTATGAATAGACTCTTTTCCCCGTCATAACAGCATTTTACCCTTTCGTTTTCACCCAACCCTGACGATGCGCATAGATGGCCAATTGTGTACGATCGTCCATCTCACATTTCATCAGCAGGTTGCTCACATGTGTTTTGACGGTTTTGATACTGATATGTAATTCTTCCCCAATGTCTTTGTTGGTCTTTCCCTCTGCAATAAGCAGCAACACTTCCTTCTCCCGTTCAGTCAGACCTGATTCACTCTCTCTCGCTGTACGTTGTCTGATTCCCCGGGTTAATGCCTGCGACACATCACCTGTCATAACAGGCATGCCTCTATAGGCCCCTTGAAGAGCATAGATCAGTTCTTCAGCAGAGACTGTCTTCAGTACATAACTTACCGCACCCGCTTCAATCGCTTGCACAACCAGATCGTCCTCCAGGAAACTGGTGAGCATCACAATTTTCATCCCTGGAAATTCAGTCATGATGGCTTTTGTTGCTTCAGCGCCATTCATTACCGGCATCATCAGATCCATCAGGATCAGATCCGGCATTTCACTATCATTTAACTTACGCAACTGATCAAGCGCATCTTGCCCATGGCCCGCTTCTCCCATCACATGAAAAGTAGGTTCCAACATCAGATACGTTTTCAACCCCATTCGTACCATATCATGGTCATCCACAATCATTACGTTTACTTTCCCACTCATTCCGTCTCCCCCTCTAGTTCATTCAGAAACATTCGGAAATTTCGGGATCAATACCCGTACCGTCGTTCCCGCTCCCGGCTTCGATATAATCTGAACTTGCCCCCCAAGCTTCTCCGCCCGTTCACGCATGGTAGATAACCCGTATGAACCCGGACGCTCCGCTTGCTGCAAAAATCCCTGACCATCATCGCTGATGCTCATGCTGATCTGATGTTCACTCTCCCGTATGGACAGACTAACCACTCCCGCCTCTGCATGCTTCACGACATTGGCAACTGCCTCCTGAATAACAAGAAACAGCTGGTGCTCAATGGCATCCGAGATTCCGCCATCCAGTTCCAGCTCTTTCACACCTTTAAGACCATTCTGCCTGCAATAATCAGGAAACCAACTATCCAGTGCTGCGGTAAGGTCACGCCCTTCCAGTTCTACCGGTCGAAGTTGAGCAATCAGTCCTCGCATCTGACGCTGTGCAATATGTGACATCTGGATTAACTGGTCCAGTACTTTACCGCCATGTTCCGGATTCATCTCCAGCAGACGAGGTAAGGACGAAGCCGACATATGCATGGCAAACAACTGCTGGCTAACCGTGTCATGGAGGTCCCTTGCCATTCGTTTGCGCTCTTCAAGCACAGCCCGCTCCGAGGCTTGCTCCTTCTCAATGACTTCCTGCTCACCGAGGCGCTGAAGCAGTCTCATCTTTTTCTCAATCGAATCCATCATGACATTGAACTCCTGATAGACACGACCAAACGAAGCGTCATCCGCTTCAGGCATGCGCACCGCCAGATTACCCTTGGACACTTTCAACATGTTGAGATCAAGCAGGTCGATCTTGCGTTGGAGTCGTAATGCAGCGATATATCCGGTGATAACGGTGGCCAGCACAACAACGGCAACATAGGTCCATGCCCGCTGACGACCAGCCCCCATCAACACCTCTCCATACAATAGATAGAATCCGCCCAGCGTAATCAGACCAGTTAGCGCAAAATACATCATCAGTTCCCATTTATTGGCCTTGAGAATTGTTCGAATCATGCGTTAACCCACCTTATTCACTTTGACGTCTCCGATAAACACACTTACAATAATCCGTACTTTTTTGCTTGCTTCATGGTAATGGGCAGTTTCAGCCTGGGCACTACTCAGGAATCCGCCGCGTTTCTGGTTCAACAGTGACATATCTCCAATGAAGGAATTTGTCGTCACCGTCACACCCAGATCCATATCTTCTGGAACAAATACTTTCACATCCCCAATAAATGAAGAAATGACAATCTTTGTCTCCCCATAAGGAATCTGTGCCTTGGTCAAATCAATTACAGTATCTCCGATAAAAGCCGAGATGTTCATTGGTTTCAACGAGAACACTTCCTGCCCCATGTACAGATCACCGATGAACGCCGATTTGTTAATGGTATTGCCACTGCCATAATCCCCATAACCATTTCCGTAGCCATCACCATAATGTTCTCCATATCCGGTATCGTTAGAGTTATACGATTGATGTTTCTTCTTATACTGTTGCCCTTGTGATGATGAATCCGTTGATCCTGTGAAATGAGGGCCATGTGCATCGTTCTTCTGTTCCTGTTTTGGTTTGCCAAATGTTTTCTCGAACTGTTCGTCAAACGACGAAGGCATCTCCAGATCCTCCGGAGCCAACGGTTTATAAGGTTGCTCAGGTGCTGGAGGTGGCTGCATCTTGTCATGATGTCTCCGATCACGACGTCGTGGCCCAATCAGTACAAATAATCCTCCGCCAATCAGCATAACCGGGATCAGATAACGAATGAACTCCCCCATGGAGTAATCAATCCATCCCAGGTTACGGGCAAGAAAGTAACCACCAATAGCCAGTACAATTACCGGTCCAATAAAGGCGTAGCCCCCGTTGCGACGAATCTCGGAGATTCCTTTGACCCCCCACCAGATTAGAAATAACGGCCAATATGTTCTGAAAATATATCCTACATCAATGTCATATCCCAATTGTCTGAACAAGATCATCGCACCAATAGCAATAAGAGGTATGCCAACCCACCAGCGGTCACGCGTCGATCGTTTCATCGGTCATGTCTCCTTTGTCTGTATTATGTATCCAGTGTAACTCAGACAAGACAATGAGAACAGCGGCGGCAGATGGAATTCATCTCGGTCTCGAGACTGAGATGGGAGGATATTAATGTAAAAAACTTCGCATATGTAAAACACCCCGGAGCTACTGCTCCAGGGTGCTGAATCATCATTAGATTAATGAATCTTCAATTATTTTTTGTATTTTGATGTTTTGCCTTGACCTTGGCCAGTCTGGCCTGTGTTTTCTACACCGAACTCGGCATTGTATTTTTCATCAGGTGTTTGGAAATTATCTTGTACTTTGTTTTGAGCGGATTGCTTCACTTTTGCTGCTGCATTCTCTTCTCCAAACTCTGCATTGTACTTCTCGTTTGGCGTTTGGTACCCTTGTGATTTCTTAGCCACAACGAATCACCTCTCTCTTCATATTTACGATGCATTGCTGCACCGCGGGGTTCGTCCCCAGTCAATATTATGTGGAGAGAGCACTTCTGTTATTCATGTTCACATGTGAAATTAAATGGCCTTGTCCAGCCAGGAATCCGGTACAGATTTGTACACATCAATCGCATCGGCCAACTCGCTGAGCATCTTTTCTGTACACTTTCCAGCGCCTTGCCTGATCACCTGTACCTCCACATCCTTTTTGCCCCACTCTTTGTACACTTGCTTGGTTGTCGGGAAATACAGATCAATCTTATTACCTTTGATCGCTGAACCGGTATCTGCAACAATTCCGTATCCATAGCCCGGAATATACAGAATGGAACCCATTGGGAACAACTTCGGATCAGCTGCAATCGTGGAAACTGTTTCTTTATCACGACGTACTTTGACACCAGAATACGTAATTCCGTATTGAGGATGTTTGGGTCCTTTTCCTGTAGACTCCACACCTGCCGTATATCCCGTTGCTGTAACCTTTTGTGTACCCAGGATTTGTTCTGAACGCGGAGCAAGCACCGGCATAGACGGATCTGCCACTTGTTTTTCTGGAAGCTCAGGTCTTGGAATGACCATTGGTTGTGGTGACCACAATAAAGCCATATACACCATGGTCGTCAGCTGGGCTTCATCGCTGTATTGATGGCTGACCTGTTCCGGAAATTCTTGACTAGACTTGCTCGAAGTTTCAATAATCGGACCTTCACTGCTGCTGCTCTGACTCTCGACATGCAGTACTGTTCTTTCCTCTTCAAATGTATAGGCATCCGCCTGATTCAGGTTAATCATCATCCCGGCGAACATCACACAGCCAACCAATAAACCCCGTATATGTTTCTTTTGAATTGAGAATTGCTTTTTCATTGTATAACCTCCCCCTCACTGCAAAGGTTTTCCAAAAAGCAATTAATCTATACTTTTTACTGCAAACACTACGAAAAAACGCCTGAATAACATAGGTCAATCCCATGTTATCCAGGCGTTATGCAGAGTGATCAGCGCAACTTATGCACTGGTTATCTGATAGTTCATATGTTCATTTATACCAAACGTGTTGCAATTTCTTCTTTCAATTGAGCGATAATTTCATCGACCGGTTTCATGCCCAGATCGCCTTCTCCACGCTTACGCACAGATACTGCTTCTGCATTACGCTCATTCTCACCAACAACAAACATATAAGGCATTTTCTCAAGCTGCGCCTCACGGATTTTATATCCAAGCTTCTCATTCCGCAGATCGGCTTCAGCAGAGATTCCCGCACGTTTCAGCTTCGCTTCCACTTCACGCGCATAATCGTCGAAGTTTCCCGATACCGGGATCACTTTTGCCTGAACCGGAGACAACCACAGCGGGA
The nucleotide sequence above comes from Paenibacillus sp. W2I17. Encoded proteins:
- a CDS encoding sensor histidine kinase, whose translation is MIRTILKANKWELMMYFALTGLITLGGFYLLYGEVLMGAGRQRAWTYVAVVVLATVITGYIAALRLQRKIDLLDLNMLKVSKGNLAVRMPEADDASFGRVYQEFNVMMDSIEKKMRLLQRLGEQEVIEKEQASERAVLEERKRMARDLHDTVSQQLFAMHMSASSLPRLLEMNPEHGGKVLDQLIQMSHIAQRQMRGLIAQLRPVELEGRDLTAALDSWFPDYCRQNGLKGVKELELDGGISDAIEHQLFLVIQEAVANVVKHAEAGVVSLSIRESEHQISMSISDDGQGFLQQAERPGSYGLSTMRERAEKLGGQVQIISKPGAGTTVRVLIPKFPNVSE
- the liaF gene encoding cell wall-active antibiotics response protein LiaF, giving the protein MKRSTRDRWWVGIPLIAIGAMILFRQLGYDIDVGYIFRTYWPLFLIWWGVKGISEIRRNGGYAFIGPVIVLAIGGYFLARNLGWIDYSMGEFIRYLIPVMLIGGGLFVLIGPRRRDRRHHDKMQPPPAPEQPYKPLAPEDLEMPSSFDEQFEKTFGKPKQEQKNDAHGPHFTGSTDSSSQGQQYKKKHQSYNSNDTGYGEHYGDGYGNGYGDYGSGNTINKSAFIGDLYMGQEVFSLKPMNISAFIGDTVIDLTKAQIPYGETKIVISSFIGDVKVFVPEDMDLGVTVTTNSFIGDMSLLNQKRGGFLSSAQAETAHYHEASKKVRIIVSVFIGDVKVNKVG
- a CDS encoding response regulator transcription factor, producing MSGKVNVMIVDDHDMVRMGLKTYLMLEPTFHVMGEAGHGQDALDQLRKLNDSEMPDLILMDLMMPVMNGAEATKAIMTEFPGMKIVMLTSFLEDDLVVQAIEAGAVSYVLKTVSAEELIYALQGAYRGMPVMTGDVSQALTRGIRQRTARESESGLTEREKEVLLLIAEGKTNKDIGEELHISIKTVKTHVSNLLMKCEMDDRTQLAIYAHRQGWVKTKG
- a CDS encoding 3D domain-containing protein; amino-acid sequence: MVYMALLWSPQPMVIPRPELPEKQVADPSMPVLAPRSEQILGTQKVTATGYTAGVESTGKGPKHPQYGITYSGVKVRRDKETVSTIAADPKLFPMGSILYIPGYGYGIVADTGSAIKGNKIDLYFPTTKQVYKEWGKKDVEVQVIRQGAGKCTEKMLSELADAIDVYKSVPDSWLDKAI